CCCCAAATAAATGCAATACATAGAACAAACTAGAagcactacaaaaaaaaaatgaaaacctaATATTCTGTTTTTCACTGGATTACGTACTGACCTTGAAAGAAGCAGTGATTTACCTGTGGCCTCGGTTTTATGGCTTCAAAAGTATGGAATTCAGGAGAAGTAAAATCGGGTGCTTGTAGCACAATATATGCACCACGATTGTTGAATCGTTCTTCCGTAGCCTGCATTAGTGATGATATATAGCACATTTCAGAAACCATAAGAAATATATATCACAAGAGGTCGACACTGAGGATTATAATCAAGTGTCTCATGCAGATCATATGCTCTTACattaaaaaagaaaggtggTTTCTGTTGATGAGTTTAGTTAACAGATGCTGCAGAGTTGGATTTCACAACACCAAGATGAAATCAATAGTTCAGATGTTAGGTATATAGATATAGAAGGTCATGAAAGTAGTAAAAGATGCATTACTGAAGGCAAGTATTAATTATAAACTACTCCGTAGCAATAAAAGATCACCACAGAAAGAACTACAGCATTTCTGCAGCTCATGGTGTTAAAATCCTGTTTAAATTGTATTAAGATATCTTTTGACAATAATtcaagtttaacaaataaaataataaaacaacaaaatatatttgactaggaatgaaaaatatatattagtaCAGATTAATTATAGACACTAGCTAATCTTCCACAATATCAAGGAATTGGATTTGATGAAGATGATTGAGCGTGGCTGACAAGTTTCCTTGTTATTAGAGGTTGAATATTGGCATTGAATTATACAATAATTAAGACACTGCATCCCTGGGAACATAGTCGTAGTTAAAGCTGGCTCCTCCACAGGGAAGGAGAAAATCTCGAATGTGGCAGCACAAAGAAATCATCAAAAGCCTAACTTATTTGATCTACATGTCTGGGATTTGCCAGTTATTATTTGGGGATGAAGCGGGCATGTGTGAGGCCTTCTGTACCCATTTAATGTAAGTCTCCGCATAAATGAGTGGATAAGAGGCTATAACTCAAACAACATTACATAGGGCTAACGCAAAGGTATACATACAAAAATGAAGTGGGTTTTAGTGAAGTTCCAATTATCGAAAAAAAGTAATACACTATGTCACCATTAATTCCTCACCAGAAACAGAAAGTCGACAGATAAACTCAACATTAGAAAATCATAACACAATTGCTAGAGTATGGATATTGTTGATGCAAGTTTAATTATTTATGCATGGGTTCTCTTTATAGGCAGTCATCTCCATGGACATGGCAATAAGCAGATCAGTGTTCTTAAAGCAAGTGCAAAGAATTCTGTAACATGTCTGTCTGTTGCCTAGTCTATAAATGAGTCACTACAGAACTTTCTCAAAAAAGGATTAGACCAGACGACCCTAATTGAAAAAAGAGTCAATAAGaccttccttttttctttttctctctctttttgcgcACGCGCGCACGTGTGTGCTGGGGTGCCCTTGGGGGAGGGGGGAAGCGATAATTTAATAACAGCTGTAGGGACAAGCATGGTAAGTTACAAAGTCTAGAAGATAATCCTTCGCATTACATGTTTAAGTGtttaaataaaagattaattaaATGTAAAGGGTAAAAAGAAACCTGAAATTGGGGGTAGTCAGGAGCACTAAAAAGGGTAATAAGCTTTCCTGATTCCACTGTATGATCTATTGTATAGCCATCATTCATTGCAGTAAGATCATGCCGTTTATCCCTTGCATCAGGGCCTTCATGTGACCTGATAATCAACTATAGTTCCAAAACAGACAAGATCTCAGAAAATTCCACTTGCAAATATAACATATCTTTATAAATTAAAACTCCAAAATATGGGATGATGCAAAACCAAAGAAGCAATCCAACCATAACAAAAATCCTGACGATAATTTTTCCAAGAGAAATCTGATCATAGTTGTTGGCATTTTTCTAATTAATGAAAACAATGTCTCAACCTTATATCATTGGTAGattattattttaagaaaaaaaagaatatgaaaaGATAGAAACATATCTGAAGAAGTTTTTGGGCTCTATTCTAATTATTCCCATAGGGAACTAGAATTAAAATACAATTGTACTTTAACTAGGTAAGGGTATCAAAATACAAGGTTGCCTCAGTTTATGTAGTCTATACTTGTGTTTCATTTAATGATAAGACATAACAATCTGATGTTTGCAGAAATGTGTCCACATGGTTAACTACTTGGTGTAACTCAAAAGGAAAGCTTTCGCTGGTTGCAATAATGCAAAGATGATAGCATTTCAGGCAAGAACGCATATAAATATTCCAAGATCAAGCCACACCCCCTCACATATTATATGAGATACAATTGATGTGAATTTTTCATATATGCTCCCACGTGCACTGCAGGCACCAATCACTCCCACAAGCTTAGGACAAGTCATTTTTGGCCTCACTTCTGCCCCAATATCAATGTTAATATGCATATCCTGAACTAATAAAGACTTACTAGGATCAAAGAAGAATTTTGCAAGCAAATATGAGATGCTACTCCAAGCaaacttcttgaagcacaaagcAATAGAAATTAACAAAAGCAGACAGCTTCTAACTTTGAAATTTCACTGCAGGTTATGTGCTTCGTAACATATGAGGATCTAAGATTGATAACAGACAAGGTGGCATATTACAACCcgcccccaccccccacccccccaaaacaaaaaaagaagaagacaaaaacACTATATAACATATGCTGTCAAATGAAAAGTTTTACTCTATCATTGAGAATATTTGTGTCAAAAATCAATGTAAAACTCATTTAAAGTTTGTGATTCATCATCTAATAAAAATTGGGGGGAATCCCCAAATATATCATAAGATGCACATGATCGtaaagaaaggaaaacaaaacaTATCTGAAAAAGGTAATGCAAACCTTtagattatattttttaaggaacTCTTCAGTGCAATCAGGTCCCCATAACAAACCAATTCCTCTCTCTTCATTTGGAGAAATCCCTGGCTTTAGTGAAGGATCAGACCACAGTACATCACCAGGTATCAAGTTCGAACCCTCCCATGGAGGATCAAGAACTGTTCGCCTTGCATTTTGTAACTCCTCCAAGGAACCAAGCTTTAGCAAGTTTGTGTTAACATTGGTGACTATCTTACGgcccttttttccttttgatcTCTTTGATGAAGCAATATTCATGCTGCGAAAAAGTCCTCCATGAGCAGTATATACACATCCTGCTATAATGGATGCCAAAGGAAGACCTTCAAAACATCTTAAACACTTTCGATAGACTTGTTGGCCTTGATCTCCATATTTAACCATTACCTCTTTCTCAAATCCATAAACAGATGTGCAGTACTTGGATTCGTGATTACCACGGAGGAGAAATACTCGATGTGGTAAAAAAATCTAGAAGTCAGGAAGAAACATGTCAATGTACAGTACAAAGCTAACTAGTAACAGGTAATAACTATTCTTAATGATGTACAAATtgataatataaatgaaaacaTAGTGTATAATTACCCATTGCATATGTGTAAGGTCGTGAACTACGTTGGATAATATTAATCCAACTGAGTAGAGAGTTATATGTGTGTGCGAGCACGTGTGTATACGAATATATTCCATATAGAAAAAATTAGCTACCTTAACTTTTAGGCTGATGTCTGAGCTCAAATGCACTCCCACCCCCACCTGGCCCCGCAATCAACAAACATGCACACACACACGAACACAATAAAAACACCCACCTTCCGATGTGCATGCTTACTATTGCTCACTTGGACTCATACAAAAAAATTGTCATGCCATTCTTGCACTTCTGAGTTGTTTCATCAATATAATGAATGGAGTTTAAGATTTAAATGCAGAGAACTGGAGTATTAATTAAGCCATTGGGCTTGGTTCTAATAGTTTGAACACCTCTTCTCATTGTATGCTTTGTGGAGAGGTTCTGGTTTTGAATCCAAAAAGTGACATTTCCAACATATTTCTTCAAAAACAGCTGGAAATACCTATCTAGTTCTAGTTTCAAGTGCCACAGATATTATCAGATAGGTTCTTATGTCATGATCAATTTAGACAGTTTTAAAAGTTGCTTAACAAAATTTGTGGCCGATTGGTTAATTGAAGTTTGCTCACAGAGTTTCGGTTATGCAAATTGGAGTTCACAGTGTTTAGGACTAGTGCATGTTTTGCTGCATTGCTGGATCTAGTGTGCCCTAAATTTTGCTAATTTCAGATTCCAAATATTAGGTAATAAGAAGCCATTTGGGTGAAAGATCTTGGATTCACAGTTCACATACTTCAGGGTCTGAAACAGGGAAAGATATTCAATGCTTTAGCTTGTCAACACCTGGCTCACTCAGCACTAAGCTTTTTATGTCTTAGAGGTTGTGTTTGAGTTATCAAGGATAGCACGAACATTTCTAGCTCTTAAGGTTCAGATTCTACAACTTGCCAAGATCTAGTATATTATATGAAGAGCACTCGAGAGCGATCTTTTTGGTGTCGTCTTGAGTATGAACGtcagtttacatatagttcagccgcctacaaattaaaaccttttctttgaAGCAAAGAAGTAAAACCCATTTAAAAGAAATTTCGAGCACAGACTCAAATCAACCCTCCTGACATATTTTTCAGATCGGTGTCCATCCAAGCATACTAAGTAAACATTTCCAACAAGTAAATCACCTTAAAATCACTAGTTTTTTCAAACTGAACAGGAGGAGAGAACGAGACGTCAAAACTTCGATCTTTGGAAGCAAAATTCAATGTTTGGAGGTATCTACAAAGAGCAAGGAGAGAAAGAAGCAAAGAGAAGACCTTCCAAGCCAGCAAGAGGACGAAAGTCTCCAAGCCCCAGGCACCCCGATCCACATAGTCTCCATTAAACACAAAGAAGCGATCTTCCGAGGGAAATCCAGCATCCTCCAGCAAGAAGATCACATCATGAAGCTGACCATGAACGTCGCCGACAACGACGACGCTGCAGGGTTCGTCGCCGACGTCGACGGTTACGCAGTTGCGCTCCTTGTGGAGGAGGTTGGAGGCGGCGAGTACGAGGCGGTGGAAGACGGGGAAGGGGAGGACGGAGGGGAGACCGGAGGGCGGGAGGTGGCGGGAGGCCCAGTCGAGGGCGGCGGTGAGGGCCCGGATCCACTCGACGGTCAGGATTCCATCGGAAGGCCAGGAGAGGGCGATCTCCGGGGTGGAGGCAGGAGATGGGGTCGTGGCTTCGGTTGCCGAGGACGAGAGATCGGGATTCGAAATTTCCTTCGCGGACATGGACGGGGTAGGGAGGGGGTTTGGAGGCGGgggagatggagaggagggATTGGGAGTTCGTGTCAGAAGATATGGAGCTGATGAAAAGAAAACTAGGGTTTCGTGTTTGAATCTTGGGAAGATCCAGGGCAGATGCATGCGGCAATCGCCTtggttaattaaaattaaaatcaatcaaTAGAAATTTATGTTATTTCCCCAGCAacaaatttttttaatcaagaaaaataaaaatttatggtGCTGCCGGGTCAAGTGGTTAAGAGATTGACGTCAAGATTAGAAATTTCTTTTGATCCCTGAGAGATGTAACCATCGCGGCACACAAAGATATTAGTGGACTTCGAGCTAGAGATCTAAAGATAGATTTCATCATAGTGGATCCGAGTCATAGAAAGTCTCATTTACATTACCTAGTTATTTTTAAGATTTGTTGATGAGTCATGCGAGCTGATATATTTATTCAAGAATTGTGTATGGCAAtcaatacaaaaagaaaaaagaaaaaaagctatattgtagaaaaaaaaggagaaaaaaattattgagaAATATGAGAAATGATGGACATATATTTTATAAAGCAAAATAAATGGTGAACATAGGTAGGTGAAGCAACAAAGGTGCTTCATTTAtggttagaatttcttaaggTAGCAAAAGTTAGAGAGGATAGAAACATGGATGGTTTGAAATGAAAAGTCTACAAGGGTTTgtaaaaatttctatttttcttttttttaaaaaaacttttgCGGGCTTTTCATATAGTAcatgtacgaatacacccaataaaattagaaaacaaaagacTACGGAGTGCCCGAGACAACTCCCTCTCACCAGCCCATAAGGTGCTCCCAGAATGACTAGCCACATAAgcggccacccaatccgcagcactGTTGGCCTCTCTGAAATCATGCTTGGCTTGAAAAACCCACTATCCCTTGCCATCATCCAGATGTCTCGGAGCAAAGGGTGGTCCAAGCCCACACCCCTCGAACCCTCTTGGATTCAACTGATCATCGTGGCCGAGTCACCTTCTAAGATAACCAAGCTAGCCTGTAGCACTCGTTGCGCATGTCGAAGCCTCGCCCAGGCTGCCCTCAACTCCACCTCGGAGACCGAAATGACGAATAACTGGCAGCGGCCCGCTGCCACCACCCTGGAGTTTAGGTCTTGGATGACAAACCCCGTACCTCCCCTCGTGCCTCCGTCCAAAACAAAcccgtcaaagttgactttgagGAAGCTTGGGAGTAGGGGCTTCCAGGTAAAGAACACCAAATGGGAGGCTGCCTGAGCAGAGTGGGAGACCCAGATATCTCGAGCTATCAAGGGTCCGTCAGAAAAGGTAGGGTGACTGATCTCCGCCGCCTACGCCCGGGCATACTCTGCCACAAATCTTGGAGACATCTTGAGCTCACCAAAAGTATGAGCATTTCTTGCCAGTCAAATCCGGTATGCTGTGCAAGTCGCACTAACGGCCTCCTAGCATATCTATGGGCTGCCCGACCATCGGCAAATCGCTTGTAAGAACTACACCCTCTAACTCCTGGCCTCCAGTGGAGTCCCTACCCACTGTCAGGTTATCCTCGTTCATGCACACTGGCATAATACGTGGTCCACCGTCTCATCGACTCCACACCTCTCGTACTTAGGGAGAATCCTCAAACCACGTATGCTAAGCATCGATCTCGTCGAAAGGCATTCCCAAAtcaccttccataagaagagcGCTATCCTCGGGTGAAGCCCAAACCACCAGATCCAAGCGTAGTCCGGCCCTGGCTCTTGCTCCTGCCGGATGACTCGGAAGAGATTCCCCACCTCAACACTAGTCCTGCACGAGATGCTCCACACCCGGATATCCAGTCCCGCACAGACCAGGACCGAGAGGGACCGGACCTTCTCAGCAAGATGCTTTTCGAACAACTGTCGTAGCCTGGCCTCGTCCCAATCAACCCCTCCTGGGATAAGGAGGTCGCACACCCGCAGACCCTCTGCTGCTATAGCATCAACCGTAGTCGGCCAAAGCCTCAGGGGGAAGGCATCCATTCACGGATCTCCAGCCACATCGATGCTCCGCCCATCACCTATCAGCCACTTGGTGTTTTTCGAAGCGATGAGCAGGTATCTCTTGATCTCTCGCCACAAGAAAGAGCATCTGGTGCCCACTCGGTCGTATCTggctgccatcacctgactccagaACTTTTGTGGCTCTAGCATAAATTGGACCACATGACGAGCAATTAAAGCCCCACACCTCTTTAGAAGAGACTGCACCCTAAGACCACCCTCACTGAGAGGAAGGCAGTCACTCTACCAAGCTACCAAGTGCATCCTGTGGCCCCCTTTATGTAACCCCATAGGAAGCTTCGAAGCAACTGCTCGATCCTCAATAGGACTGTCTTTGGCACCACAGCATTTGTCATGAGATAGACTGGCATAAAGCCCTGCACCGATCTGACTAGTGTCGATATGCACAtcatggagagagagaggccaccctccatccctccaacctACTCTGGACTCGCTACACCATACCAGAGCACTCAGCCACCCGCAGCCTATTGACTGAGATGGGAATGCCCAGGTAGCTCAAGGTCTCCTCCTACTATGGCATCTGCAATATCTCTTGGATCTCTCGTCTGACTCTGCGCTTCGTGCTAGAGTTGAAATAGATAGCTGACTTCAGAAAGTTCACGCTTTGCCCAGACGTTGTACAGTAGTCCACCAACACACTACTAAGAACCGATATATCAGCAACCCGCGCCCTGGCCAAAAGAAGTTAATCATCAACAAAAAGTAAATGAGAGATGGGTCGAGCATTTGGGGCTGGAACATAGGCCTCTGATTCTCGATTTGCACACGCAGCCTGCAAAGCACGAGACAAagcattaaaataaataatgaacAAGCACGAAGATAAAGGACATTCCAGACGAATCTCCATGGTGGACTCGAAGAAAGATGATGGCGTATCGTTGACGAAGATGGAAAACTTAGGCTCCTGAATACACCCCAATACTCAATCAATCCAGATCCTATGAAAGCCAAAACTCTCCAACACTTGTGTCTCAGGAAGCTCCCAtatcctatttttctttttaatagttAGAGGTGAATAGGTCTCTTGTCCGCatgtcatatttttatgtagaaTAAATAGAAGAATGAGAGGATAACAGGGCATCcactataaaaaaaatactagaAATCTACAAAGCAGTCATTTCACGAATATACTTCCAAACACATACATGCCAAGCTGTTGGTATGCAACAACAACATAATCATGTGGAATAAGGAGGTCTACATCTCGCGACCCATGAGGTTCGGAGGATGGATTAGGTGAAGGATGTCCCTTTTCAAGTTACTTAAAGAAATTTGTTTATGGGGGGAGCCCAAAAGATGGGATTGCTTCTCAATCCAACAAGTAGCTAATGGTATAGGTTAATGAACTCGAGTCCAACAAGAACAGACGGTTGGATTTCGTTTTAATTAAACCttgatcccgtttaattaaaacccacatTTGACAAGTGTCCCTTGAATTTCGTAAATCCTGATAATCACAAGGGCATTAAGGTAATTGCACGGCAGTGAAAGGTTGCCTTGATGGGGGGTGATTCTTCACAGGTGTAACTAATCACGGCGTTTGGTCCCTGAagagggctataaatagcctgtcagaccccttctctaatacacgcattaagagctctctctccagaagatCTCTCGCTAATCTCTGTCCAAATCAGAGCCATCTCGGTTGATCGAAGCTGCGCACGCATCTCAGAGTTCAATCCAAGATGGATATAGCAACTCAAGGTacaatttataattcattaaagttaaaacAATCCATCACAGACCCAAAAATACTTGGCTCATATTGCAATTACTAAGATTTGCTCTTTTACCATGGCATCCATCCATGCATACTTTGTCCGGAAAACAAGAGAAGCTTAATGATCAAATGCAGCACGTCTCCATCATTTGacaaaaaattgaaataattCTGAATCCACGTATCACAGCTATGCATCACACTTCGTCTCTAATGTATTGCATGTGTTtagtataagaaaaagaaaaacctatGTGTAGGAACCAGAGCAAGTTCTCTTAATATATGGAGGCTCCACATCAAGATTTGCTGTCTCGATACCGAATTCTGTACCAGCGCCATACTAGTATAGTATTAGTACAGAATATAAGATTTTTTCTATCATACTGAATTTCGGTACTAAATAGGTATGGTATGTCTTATATCGTCCAATTTAAACTAATACGGCATACCACGCTTGcgatcttttatatatatatatatatatatatatatatatatatatatatatatatatatatatatatatatatatatatatatatatatatatataaaagacatACCATACTTAGTCCAAAACTGTCTATGGCCAGCCCAGTCCAGCTGATGCACGCATCTAATCTAACTAATAAACAAATTGTTCGACACGTAGTGGAGTAGGTGCCCGGAAATCATGGGCATCTATGGTTCTTGGTCGGTGTACTTTGTGGTGTAACGTTACTTTTCCTTAATTAGGTGGTGTAACATTAGAAAAAAATGGATGTTAACGACTGTGTCGCAGGCCATGTAAACAATAGCCGTCCAACTggatgagaagaagaggaaagggacAGCCAAAGCAGCTTTAGAGAATGGCATTAGAGTAATCCATGTTATCCAAAGCAGAGAGATTTTGTAACAATGTATGAGCTCAAGCTGATATAATCTAAAAAGCTGAGACAAATTTTTATCTGCATATAATAAGCAGCAACATACCGTGACAGCCGACTCGTTCCTGGCGCTGACAAGGTGTCGCCTAGCTTTGAATTGTTCTAAATATAAAACTTTCCAAACAATATATGATAGCGAAGAGTGTATTGGCTTTCTTGTTGTTCGAAGActtttattagcataattttaagaaTTACGATATAGAagtatattaataaaaaaataatactgacTGATATAAGTTATCATGCAATCCGTAAAATCActttaataaaattttgttaataaaaaaaataatataggctgataCAGATTATTGGATGATCTCTAAAATTATACCAAGTTGCCCCAATTTCAAATGCTAGAGGAAAACACCTGTCCAAAGTTTTGAACCAGAAACCTATTCCAAATAGAGAGTTTTTTTTGCgtgtgcgagagagagagagagagagagagagagagagagagagagagagagagagaagggaaatcaCTTGTATCCATGTTCAAATATTTTTGTGATGTACCTgagataatataaaatatataaataaatctacctcatcctatcaacttaagtttttgggacaaatggtgatttcaacatggtatcagagaagAGGTCCTGAGTTCGATCCTTGCCCAAAATCATAAGTGATTGTAGTTATTCGAGCATTATTTAGTTTGCTAAACTAGCTTGACTTATTTTTCATCAATCTTATGTTATAAAAATCATGAATAAGTTAACTACCAATCCTGAACATAATTCCCTTCTTATAGAGACGGTACTGATAATTTGCTAAATCACACATGTTTTcaggaaaataaaaatcaagcTTTGAACTCGTCGGCAAATCAAGGTGTTGTTGATAATAAGGTTTACATTGCCAAGACTATACTTCCATCTCTGTTTTCAACTATTTTGTATATAGACAGTCATGCTTGTTCTTTccttggattttttttcttctttttttctgagGCTTACCTCTTCACTTGTaccgaaaaagaggaaaagattaATTACTACAAGCGTTAGAGAGTAAAGAAATTTGCTGCAATTCAGTCTTCCTTCCATTCTCCAAGCATTTATGCCAACTAGCCTACTTGTAAAGTATCAAAGAATGGATTCAGAGCTCACTTTTGTCATGATTGAGAGTTTGAGAGCACATCAGCAGCACCATCTCCACAGCAACAATCTAAGATAACCTATAAGTCTCATCTACTGAGCTTGGCTTAAATATTACAAATTATTTTGATTCCTATGTGACATCATAGACACGAAAtcaacaactttttttttttgagtattgTAACATCCAAATATCTTTTTAAGAAATGTGATAACCCAATCTTTAAGATCATAGATAGAAGAATGTGATACAAGGTTTTCTTCTCTTCTGCAAAGCTATGATGTTTCATGAAGAGTTTTATGAAGAATTAAGCAATCTGAATGAAACCGATGATTCCAGTTTGAAAGAAACTTGAACTCAAGTGTTTCATTTATCTGCTCTAGCTGGAAATAAATTTGGACATTTTTTGAAGTCATCACTAACAATTCAGACTAATCAATTTCTTTTTTGAATGGATGGAATGGAACACATTTTTTCAGACTAATCAATTTCATAGACTATAGAGAGGTTAGTAGTCCATTAGTGCAATTTCAAATGTGTCCGCCAAGAGGATTGGTTGGAGAAAGAGGGTGGTGGGCGCAGCCATCAAATCCTGTCGGAGTATAACTTTATCATAAATCTTTTGGCTGTTGCTAAAGTTGTAAATGGTAATCTTTCATCAGGCAACTGGTTGAATTACAAAGCAAGGGGTTAAAATAATGGTATCATATGAGTGTGTGTAATAAtgtaggacctcacccaaatgaCTAgtcagaaaatattatttggatttcttaatcctgtataagtaccaaaGATCTagccagcgaataaccgatgtgagactaaacaaacgcccgcacggatcctcacatactccctccgttcaagTCCTCGTCAGACTAAGGATTtagatccattcaaatctaatcataaacaccaCATCGGGTCATGATCTGCCCCAATGGATCTGTACTAcaatgtcccctagtccacatagattatgggtcgggtccgctctgataccatttgtaacaccTCAGGATCTCGCCCAAAATGGCTagacggaaggtattatttgagttccttgattctatataagtatccaaaatttaCCCAACGAATAACTAATATAgaactaaacatacgcccgcacAAGTCCTTACAGCATCAACCTCAGAAACCACCATCAACCTAGGTCTCATTGCATTGTGATCGAGCTACATGTAATTAAAGAAATTATATACTAGCTACATATAATTAGATAAATTATAggaagaaattatatcctatacAGTGTGCACCATATGGCCATGCACACATGCAAATCACAGCCACTCATTCCTATGGACCTCATTCATGATCAAACGCTAAACCCGATATGATGCTATAGAAACAAGCGGTTGTCATTATCCGCGTCCACCATGCGCATAgcataggatataatttctcctcATCGCCGAACTCCTCCCATACGTGTGGAAACCACGTGTGACCTTTAAAAGCATGCAAGCTCCATGATAGGCGAGCTAGCTGTCTCGAGACAAGAAGGCCGAGTTCAAGGCAAGTTTCCGGGGGACTTGCTAATGTTGgacaagaaaaaaatgaaggcTGTGGAAAAACCAATGCGAGCGTATGGGTCACGCATGTCACAGTTCTCGAGCCATCGACCTAACCCTCGGAGACGAGCGGCCATGGAGGTGGACACGCGAGGGGCAACAGGAAAGTTTAGAGAGCACAGTTCTGCTAGCTAGCCTGCCAGGTCTACCAACTCAGCAAAGTGTTCTTAGTATGGGAAGGAAGgatgggaggagttgatggacAACCCAAGGCTGATACGAGGACACTCCTTTTAATTAAGCTTTCTGGCCAACTTTGTTCTTTGGGCAGCATTCAAACCACTCAATTATTCCCTTACTTAGTTTAATAATATAAAggaatcacattttgattgtagtacaagcaaaaaacaaaaaaaaaaaatctacaggTGGCCTAATATGATAATGGTGTGATATTGTAGTCAACTTTCTTAACTGGAAAAAAAATGTTCAACTAATAATAGAGCAATTACATgtttttcaaacttggatatgattcacatagctttttttttattatgttgGTATTAATTAGAGGTCCTCTGAGATGGCATTCTACCTTTATCAATAACGGCAATATTTTTGATCcttgaatatttaaaattatt
This portion of the Phoenix dactylifera cultivar Barhee BC4 chromosome 11, palm_55x_up_171113_PBpolish2nd_filt_p, whole genome shotgun sequence genome encodes:
- the LOC103713870 gene encoding serine/threonine-protein phosphatase 7; the protein is MHLPWIFPRFKHETLVFFSSAPYLLTRTPNPSSPSPPPPNPLPTPSMSAKEISNPDLSSSATEATTPSPASTPEIALSWPSDGILTVEWIRALTAALDWASRHLPPSGLPSVLPFPVFHRLVLAASNLLHKERNCVTVDVGDEPCSVVVVGDVHGQLHDVIFLLEDAGFPSEDRFFVFNGDYVDRGAWGLETFVLLLAWKIFLPHRVFLLRGNHESKYCTSVYGFEKEVMVKYGDQGQQVYRKCLRCFEGLPLASIIAGCVYTAHGGLFRSMNIASSKRSKGKKGRKIVTNVNTNLLKLGSLEELQNARRTVLDPPWEGSNLIPGDVLWSDPSLKPGISPNEERGIGLLWGPDCTEEFLKKYNLKLIIRSHEGPDARDKRHDLTAMNDGYTIDHTVESGKLITLFSAPDYPQFQATEERFNNRGAYIVLQAPDFTSPEFHTFEAIKPRPQANAYYDFEEVIDSDEELDLQSMDHGSALEGITAIQTE